A single genomic interval of Gossypium raimondii isolate GPD5lz chromosome 11, ASM2569854v1, whole genome shotgun sequence harbors:
- the LOC105802855 gene encoding protein LATE ELONGATED HYPOCOTYL isoform X4: MSAATSVQMGAKDGKSETPVSSLHCKQAFNLEKEPLPERSSRDEKSSNLKEILDDNCSEVFTLLHEANCSSMSSVNKNFIPTSTVLRNSCPLREFVPSVKETINKDTSKPSNLENSCTSYEKPAQVQRKDDMDGAICTDEMQATHNNPQHVAVHVLDGSPGTCAPNPSMDITFQDSIFHPMGDIHGQVNLFANPAASATTAHQNNAPRSTHQAFPTFHTPFMHLQPNQEDYRSFLHVSSAFSSLVVSTLLQNPAAHAAASFAATFWPYANVQNSDDSPACDQEGFPSRQMNSATGMAAIAAATAWWAAHGLLSVCAPLQTGCTCAPASTATVTPMENGEAPAAKMERKMYAGQDPSMQDQRLDPQYAEAMQCQRSASKSPTSSSDREESGEAKANTEVKATAVTEPQDPNKTKNGKQVDRSSCGSNTPSSSDVEMDVLEKNKEDKEQKEDSKAADANHPQVECSNRRGRSSTNLSDSWKEVSEGGRLAFQALFSREVLPQSFSPPHDRENTEKQKGSVGADEQNPDQNNGETSVLHFSSEACRSCSDNQGVEKKALSKAKNIVDESLLTIGLGHEKLKARQTGFKPYKRCSVEAKESRVMNTGSQGEEKDPKRIRLEGEALT, from the exons ATGAGTGCTGCTACCTCTGTGCAGATGGGAGCAAAGGATGGAAAATCTGAAACTCCAGTATCTTCTTTGCATTGCAAACAGGCTTTCAACTTGGAGAAAGAACCACTCCCAGAG AGATCTAGCAGAGATGAAAAATCTTCAAATCTGAAAGAAATTCTAGATGATAATTGCTCTGAGGTTTTTACCCTTCTCCATGAAGCAAACTGCTCCTCCATGTCTTCTGTGAACAAGAATTTTATACCAACATCAACAGTGCTTAGAAATTCTTGCCCTCTTAGGGAGTTTGTACCTTCAGTAAAGGAG ACAATTAATAAAGATACAAGTAAGCCTTCAAACTTGGAGAATTCTTGCACTTCATATGAGAAACCAGCTCAAGTTCAGAGAAAAGATGATATGGACGGTGCTATATGTACAGATGAGATGCAAGCCACTCATAATAATCCTCAACATGTTGCTGTGCATGTCCTCGATGGAAGCCCAGGAACATGTGCTCCAAATCCTTCCATGGATATAACTTTTCAGGATTCTATATTTCACCCTATGGGTGATATTCATGGACAAGTTAACCTGTTTGCAAATCCAGCGGCATCTGCTACCACTGCACATCAGAATAATGCACCAAGATCAACTCATCAGGCGTTTCCAACGTTTCATACTCCCTTTATGCATCTTCAGCCCAATCAAGAGGACTACCGATCATTTCTACACGTCTCTTCCGCTTTTTCAAGTCTCGTTGTATCTACTTTATTACAGAATCCAGCTGCTCATGCTGCAGCAAGCTTTGCAGCTACATTTTGGCCATATGCAAATGTTCAAAATTCTGATGATTCTCCTGCTTGTGACCAGGAAGGTTTTCCTTCTAGACAAATGAACTCTGCTACAGGTATGGCTGCAATTGCAGCTGCCACTGCTTGGTGGGCTGCGCATGGACTGCTTTCCGTATGTGCTCCTCTGCAGACTGGCTGTACTTGTGCTCCTGCATCCACTGCTACAGTAACTCCTATGGAGAATGGTGAAGCTCCGGCTGCaaagatggaaagaaaaatgTATGCTGGTCAAGATCCATCTATGCAGGATCAACGGTTGGACCCTCAATATGCTGAAGCTATGCAATGTCAACGATCAGCATCTAAATCACCTACATCATCATCAGACCGTGAAGAGAGTGGTGAGGCAAAAGCAAATACTGAAGTGAAAGCAACTGCAGTAACTGAGCCTCAAGAtccaaataaaacaaagaatgGAAAACAAGTTGACCGATCTTCATGTGGTTCCAATACACCTTCTTCTAGCGACGTGGAGATGGATGTATTAGAAAAGAACAAGGAAGACAAGGAACAAAAGGAAGATTCGAAGGCAGCTGATGCAAATCATCCACAAGTTGAATGTAGCAATCGCCGTGGCAGAAGCAGTACCAACCTGAGTGATTCTTGGAAGGAGGTATCTGAAGGG GGCCGACTGGCTTTTCAAGCTCTCTTCTCCAGAGAAGTACTACCACAAAGCTTTTCTCCTCCTCATGACAGAGAGAATACGGAGAAGCAAAAGGGAAGTGTAGGTGCAGATGAGCAAAATCCAGATCAGAATAATGGAGAGACATCAGTTTTACACTTCTCCAGCGAGGCATGCCGATCTTGTTCTGATAATCAAGGAGTCGAGAAAAAAGCGTTGTCAAAAGCTAAGAACATTGTGGACGAGAGCTTGCTGACGATTGGGCTAGGACATGAAAAGCTTAAGGCCCGTCAAACAGGATTTAAACCTTACAAAAGGTGTTCTGTGGAGGCCAAGGAAAGCAGAGTGATGAACACAGGCAGTCAAGGTGAAGAGAAAGATCCCAAGAGGATACGCTTGGAAGGGGAAGCACTGACTTGA
- the LOC105802855 gene encoding protein LATE ELONGATED HYPOCOTYL isoform X3 — protein MLKNSSLRSFGAFLLMLISNLEKEALTKGIPTGQALDIEIPPPRPKRKPRNPYPRKMSAATSVQMGAKDGKSETPVSSLHCKQAFNLEKEPLPERSSRDEKSSNLKEILDDNCSEVFTLLHEANCSSMSSVNKNFIPTSTVLRNSCPLREFVPSVKETINKDTSKPSNLENSCTSYEKPAQVQRKDDMDGAICTDEMQATHNNPQHVAVHVLDGSPGTCAPNPSMDITFQDSIFHPMGDIHGQVNLFANPAASATTAHQNNAPRSTHQAFPTFHTPFMHLQPNQEDYRSFLHVSSAFSSLVVSTLLQNPAAHAAASFAATFWPYANVQNSDDSPACDQEGFPSRQMNSATGMAAIAAATAWWAAHGLLSVCAPLQTGCTCAPASTATVTPMENGEAPAAKMERKMYAGQDPSMQDQRLDPQYAEAMQCQRSASKSPTSSSDREESGEAKANTEVKATAVTEPQDPNKTKNGKQVDRSSCGSNTPSSSDVEMDVLEKNKEDKEQKEDSKAADANHPQVECSNRRGRSSTNLSDSWKEVSEGGRLAFQALFSREVLPQSFSPPHDRENTEKQKGSVGADEQNPDQNNGETSVLHFSSEACRSCSDNQGVEKKALSKAKNIVDESLLTIGLGHEKLKARQTGFKPYKRCSVEAKESRVMNTGSQGEEKDPKRIRLEGEALT, from the exons ATGCTCAAAAATTCTTCTCTAAGGTCATTTGGTGCCTTCTTGCTTATGCTTATATCCAAT CTGGAGAAGGAAGCACTTACTAAGGGCATTCCAACTGGTCAAGCTCTTGATATAGAAATTCCACCTCCACGTCCTAAAAGAAAACCGAGAAACCCTTACCCTCGGAAAATGAGTGCTGCTACCTCTGTGCAGATGGGAGCAAAGGATGGAAAATCTGAAACTCCAGTATCTTCTTTGCATTGCAAACAGGCTTTCAACTTGGAGAAAGAACCACTCCCAGAG AGATCTAGCAGAGATGAAAAATCTTCAAATCTGAAAGAAATTCTAGATGATAATTGCTCTGAGGTTTTTACCCTTCTCCATGAAGCAAACTGCTCCTCCATGTCTTCTGTGAACAAGAATTTTATACCAACATCAACAGTGCTTAGAAATTCTTGCCCTCTTAGGGAGTTTGTACCTTCAGTAAAGGAG ACAATTAATAAAGATACAAGTAAGCCTTCAAACTTGGAGAATTCTTGCACTTCATATGAGAAACCAGCTCAAGTTCAGAGAAAAGATGATATGGACGGTGCTATATGTACAGATGAGATGCAAGCCACTCATAATAATCCTCAACATGTTGCTGTGCATGTCCTCGATGGAAGCCCAGGAACATGTGCTCCAAATCCTTCCATGGATATAACTTTTCAGGATTCTATATTTCACCCTATGGGTGATATTCATGGACAAGTTAACCTGTTTGCAAATCCAGCGGCATCTGCTACCACTGCACATCAGAATAATGCACCAAGATCAACTCATCAGGCGTTTCCAACGTTTCATACTCCCTTTATGCATCTTCAGCCCAATCAAGAGGACTACCGATCATTTCTACACGTCTCTTCCGCTTTTTCAAGTCTCGTTGTATCTACTTTATTACAGAATCCAGCTGCTCATGCTGCAGCAAGCTTTGCAGCTACATTTTGGCCATATGCAAATGTTCAAAATTCTGATGATTCTCCTGCTTGTGACCAGGAAGGTTTTCCTTCTAGACAAATGAACTCTGCTACAGGTATGGCTGCAATTGCAGCTGCCACTGCTTGGTGGGCTGCGCATGGACTGCTTTCCGTATGTGCTCCTCTGCAGACTGGCTGTACTTGTGCTCCTGCATCCACTGCTACAGTAACTCCTATGGAGAATGGTGAAGCTCCGGCTGCaaagatggaaagaaaaatgTATGCTGGTCAAGATCCATCTATGCAGGATCAACGGTTGGACCCTCAATATGCTGAAGCTATGCAATGTCAACGATCAGCATCTAAATCACCTACATCATCATCAGACCGTGAAGAGAGTGGTGAGGCAAAAGCAAATACTGAAGTGAAAGCAACTGCAGTAACTGAGCCTCAAGAtccaaataaaacaaagaatgGAAAACAAGTTGACCGATCTTCATGTGGTTCCAATACACCTTCTTCTAGCGACGTGGAGATGGATGTATTAGAAAAGAACAAGGAAGACAAGGAACAAAAGGAAGATTCGAAGGCAGCTGATGCAAATCATCCACAAGTTGAATGTAGCAATCGCCGTGGCAGAAGCAGTACCAACCTGAGTGATTCTTGGAAGGAGGTATCTGAAGGG GGCCGACTGGCTTTTCAAGCTCTCTTCTCCAGAGAAGTACTACCACAAAGCTTTTCTCCTCCTCATGACAGAGAGAATACGGAGAAGCAAAAGGGAAGTGTAGGTGCAGATGAGCAAAATCCAGATCAGAATAATGGAGAGACATCAGTTTTACACTTCTCCAGCGAGGCATGCCGATCTTGTTCTGATAATCAAGGAGTCGAGAAAAAAGCGTTGTCAAAAGCTAAGAACATTGTGGACGAGAGCTTGCTGACGATTGGGCTAGGACATGAAAAGCTTAAGGCCCGTCAAACAGGATTTAAACCTTACAAAAGGTGTTCTGTGGAGGCCAAGGAAAGCAGAGTGATGAACACAGGCAGTCAAGGTGAAGAGAAAGATCCCAAGAGGATACGCTTGGAAGGGGAAGCACTGACTTGA
- the LOC105802855 gene encoding protein LATE ELONGATED HYPOCOTYL isoform X2, with protein MDAYSSGEELLIKTRKPYTITKQRERWTEEEHNRFLEALKLYGRAWQRIEEHIGTKTAVQIRSHAQKFFSKLEKEALTKGIPTGQALDIEIPPPRPKRKPRNPYPRKMSAATSVQMGAKDGKSETPVSSLHCKQAFNLEKEPLPERSSRDEKSSNLKEILDDNCSEVFTLLHEANCSSMSSVNKNFIPTSTVLRNSCPLREFVPSVKETINKDTSKPSNLENSCTSYEKPAQVQRKDDMDGAICTDEMQATHNNPQHVAVHVLDGSPGTCAPNPSMDITFQDSIFHPMGDIHGQVNLFANPAASATTAHQNNAPRSTHQAFPTFHTPFMHLQPNQEDYRSFLHVSSAFSSLVVSTLLQNPAAHAAASFAATFWPYANVQNSDDSPACDQEGFPSRQMNSATGMAAIAAATAWWAAHGLLSVCAPLQTGCTCAPASTATVTPMENGEAPAAKMERKMYAGQDPSMQDQRLDPQYAEAMQCQRSASKSPTSSSDREESGEAKANTEVKATAVTEPQDPNKTKNGKQVDRSSCGSNTPSSSDVEMDVLEKNKEDKEQKEDSKAADANHPQVECSNRRGRSSTNLSDSWKEGRLAFQALFSREVLPQSFSPPHDRENTEKQKGSVGADEQNPDQNNGETSVLHFSSEACRSCSDNQGVEKKALSKAKNIVDESLLTIGLGHEKLKARQTGFKPYKRCSVEAKESRVMNTGSQGEEKDPKRIRLEGEALT; from the exons ATGGACGCATACTCCTCCGGAGAAGAACTTTTAATTAAG ACTAGGAAGCCTTATACTATTACAAAACAACGTGAACGATGGACTGAGGAGGAGCATAATAGGTTCCTAGAGGCCTTGAAGCTCTATGGACGAGCTTGGCAACGCATTGAAG AACACATAGGAACTAAGACTGCTGTCCAGATCAGGAGTCATGCTCAAAAATTCTTCTCTAAG CTGGAGAAGGAAGCACTTACTAAGGGCATTCCAACTGGTCAAGCTCTTGATATAGAAATTCCACCTCCACGTCCTAAAAGAAAACCGAGAAACCCTTACCCTCGGAAAATGAGTGCTGCTACCTCTGTGCAGATGGGAGCAAAGGATGGAAAATCTGAAACTCCAGTATCTTCTTTGCATTGCAAACAGGCTTTCAACTTGGAGAAAGAACCACTCCCAGAG AGATCTAGCAGAGATGAAAAATCTTCAAATCTGAAAGAAATTCTAGATGATAATTGCTCTGAGGTTTTTACCCTTCTCCATGAAGCAAACTGCTCCTCCATGTCTTCTGTGAACAAGAATTTTATACCAACATCAACAGTGCTTAGAAATTCTTGCCCTCTTAGGGAGTTTGTACCTTCAGTAAAGGAG ACAATTAATAAAGATACAAGTAAGCCTTCAAACTTGGAGAATTCTTGCACTTCATATGAGAAACCAGCTCAAGTTCAGAGAAAAGATGATATGGACGGTGCTATATGTACAGATGAGATGCAAGCCACTCATAATAATCCTCAACATGTTGCTGTGCATGTCCTCGATGGAAGCCCAGGAACATGTGCTCCAAATCCTTCCATGGATATAACTTTTCAGGATTCTATATTTCACCCTATGGGTGATATTCATGGACAAGTTAACCTGTTTGCAAATCCAGCGGCATCTGCTACCACTGCACATCAGAATAATGCACCAAGATCAACTCATCAGGCGTTTCCAACGTTTCATACTCCCTTTATGCATCTTCAGCCCAATCAAGAGGACTACCGATCATTTCTACACGTCTCTTCCGCTTTTTCAAGTCTCGTTGTATCTACTTTATTACAGAATCCAGCTGCTCATGCTGCAGCAAGCTTTGCAGCTACATTTTGGCCATATGCAAATGTTCAAAATTCTGATGATTCTCCTGCTTGTGACCAGGAAGGTTTTCCTTCTAGACAAATGAACTCTGCTACAGGTATGGCTGCAATTGCAGCTGCCACTGCTTGGTGGGCTGCGCATGGACTGCTTTCCGTATGTGCTCCTCTGCAGACTGGCTGTACTTGTGCTCCTGCATCCACTGCTACAGTAACTCCTATGGAGAATGGTGAAGCTCCGGCTGCaaagatggaaagaaaaatgTATGCTGGTCAAGATCCATCTATGCAGGATCAACGGTTGGACCCTCAATATGCTGAAGCTATGCAATGTCAACGATCAGCATCTAAATCACCTACATCATCATCAGACCGTGAAGAGAGTGGTGAGGCAAAAGCAAATACTGAAGTGAAAGCAACTGCAGTAACTGAGCCTCAAGAtccaaataaaacaaagaatgGAAAACAAGTTGACCGATCTTCATGTGGTTCCAATACACCTTCTTCTAGCGACGTGGAGATGGATGTATTAGAAAAGAACAAGGAAGACAAGGAACAAAAGGAAGATTCGAAGGCAGCTGATGCAAATCATCCACAAGTTGAATGTAGCAATCGCCGTGGCAGAAGCAGTACCAACCTGAGTGATTCTTGGAAGGAG GGCCGACTGGCTTTTCAAGCTCTCTTCTCCAGAGAAGTACTACCACAAAGCTTTTCTCCTCCTCATGACAGAGAGAATACGGAGAAGCAAAAGGGAAGTGTAGGTGCAGATGAGCAAAATCCAGATCAGAATAATGGAGAGACATCAGTTTTACACTTCTCCAGCGAGGCATGCCGATCTTGTTCTGATAATCAAGGAGTCGAGAAAAAAGCGTTGTCAAAAGCTAAGAACATTGTGGACGAGAGCTTGCTGACGATTGGGCTAGGACATGAAAAGCTTAAGGCCCGTCAAACAGGATTTAAACCTTACAAAAGGTGTTCTGTGGAGGCCAAGGAAAGCAGAGTGATGAACACAGGCAGTCAAGGTGAAGAGAAAGATCCCAAGAGGATACGCTTGGAAGGGGAAGCACTGACTTGA
- the LOC105802855 gene encoding protein LATE ELONGATED HYPOCOTYL isoform X1, with protein sequence MDAYSSGEELLIKTRKPYTITKQRERWTEEEHNRFLEALKLYGRAWQRIEEHIGTKTAVQIRSHAQKFFSKLEKEALTKGIPTGQALDIEIPPPRPKRKPRNPYPRKMSAATSVQMGAKDGKSETPVSSLHCKQAFNLEKEPLPERSSRDEKSSNLKEILDDNCSEVFTLLHEANCSSMSSVNKNFIPTSTVLRNSCPLREFVPSVKETINKDTSKPSNLENSCTSYEKPAQVQRKDDMDGAICTDEMQATHNNPQHVAVHVLDGSPGTCAPNPSMDITFQDSIFHPMGDIHGQVNLFANPAASATTAHQNNAPRSTHQAFPTFHTPFMHLQPNQEDYRSFLHVSSAFSSLVVSTLLQNPAAHAAASFAATFWPYANVQNSDDSPACDQEGFPSRQMNSATGMAAIAAATAWWAAHGLLSVCAPLQTGCTCAPASTATVTPMENGEAPAAKMERKMYAGQDPSMQDQRLDPQYAEAMQCQRSASKSPTSSSDREESGEAKANTEVKATAVTEPQDPNKTKNGKQVDRSSCGSNTPSSSDVEMDVLEKNKEDKEQKEDSKAADANHPQVECSNRRGRSSTNLSDSWKEVSEGGRLAFQALFSREVLPQSFSPPHDRENTEKQKGSVGADEQNPDQNNGETSVLHFSSEACRSCSDNQGVEKKALSKAKNIVDESLLTIGLGHEKLKARQTGFKPYKRCSVEAKESRVMNTGSQGEEKDPKRIRLEGEALT encoded by the exons ATGGACGCATACTCCTCCGGAGAAGAACTTTTAATTAAG ACTAGGAAGCCTTATACTATTACAAAACAACGTGAACGATGGACTGAGGAGGAGCATAATAGGTTCCTAGAGGCCTTGAAGCTCTATGGACGAGCTTGGCAACGCATTGAAG AACACATAGGAACTAAGACTGCTGTCCAGATCAGGAGTCATGCTCAAAAATTCTTCTCTAAG CTGGAGAAGGAAGCACTTACTAAGGGCATTCCAACTGGTCAAGCTCTTGATATAGAAATTCCACCTCCACGTCCTAAAAGAAAACCGAGAAACCCTTACCCTCGGAAAATGAGTGCTGCTACCTCTGTGCAGATGGGAGCAAAGGATGGAAAATCTGAAACTCCAGTATCTTCTTTGCATTGCAAACAGGCTTTCAACTTGGAGAAAGAACCACTCCCAGAG AGATCTAGCAGAGATGAAAAATCTTCAAATCTGAAAGAAATTCTAGATGATAATTGCTCTGAGGTTTTTACCCTTCTCCATGAAGCAAACTGCTCCTCCATGTCTTCTGTGAACAAGAATTTTATACCAACATCAACAGTGCTTAGAAATTCTTGCCCTCTTAGGGAGTTTGTACCTTCAGTAAAGGAG ACAATTAATAAAGATACAAGTAAGCCTTCAAACTTGGAGAATTCTTGCACTTCATATGAGAAACCAGCTCAAGTTCAGAGAAAAGATGATATGGACGGTGCTATATGTACAGATGAGATGCAAGCCACTCATAATAATCCTCAACATGTTGCTGTGCATGTCCTCGATGGAAGCCCAGGAACATGTGCTCCAAATCCTTCCATGGATATAACTTTTCAGGATTCTATATTTCACCCTATGGGTGATATTCATGGACAAGTTAACCTGTTTGCAAATCCAGCGGCATCTGCTACCACTGCACATCAGAATAATGCACCAAGATCAACTCATCAGGCGTTTCCAACGTTTCATACTCCCTTTATGCATCTTCAGCCCAATCAAGAGGACTACCGATCATTTCTACACGTCTCTTCCGCTTTTTCAAGTCTCGTTGTATCTACTTTATTACAGAATCCAGCTGCTCATGCTGCAGCAAGCTTTGCAGCTACATTTTGGCCATATGCAAATGTTCAAAATTCTGATGATTCTCCTGCTTGTGACCAGGAAGGTTTTCCTTCTAGACAAATGAACTCTGCTACAGGTATGGCTGCAATTGCAGCTGCCACTGCTTGGTGGGCTGCGCATGGACTGCTTTCCGTATGTGCTCCTCTGCAGACTGGCTGTACTTGTGCTCCTGCATCCACTGCTACAGTAACTCCTATGGAGAATGGTGAAGCTCCGGCTGCaaagatggaaagaaaaatgTATGCTGGTCAAGATCCATCTATGCAGGATCAACGGTTGGACCCTCAATATGCTGAAGCTATGCAATGTCAACGATCAGCATCTAAATCACCTACATCATCATCAGACCGTGAAGAGAGTGGTGAGGCAAAAGCAAATACTGAAGTGAAAGCAACTGCAGTAACTGAGCCTCAAGAtccaaataaaacaaagaatgGAAAACAAGTTGACCGATCTTCATGTGGTTCCAATACACCTTCTTCTAGCGACGTGGAGATGGATGTATTAGAAAAGAACAAGGAAGACAAGGAACAAAAGGAAGATTCGAAGGCAGCTGATGCAAATCATCCACAAGTTGAATGTAGCAATCGCCGTGGCAGAAGCAGTACCAACCTGAGTGATTCTTGGAAGGAGGTATCTGAAGGG GGCCGACTGGCTTTTCAAGCTCTCTTCTCCAGAGAAGTACTACCACAAAGCTTTTCTCCTCCTCATGACAGAGAGAATACGGAGAAGCAAAAGGGAAGTGTAGGTGCAGATGAGCAAAATCCAGATCAGAATAATGGAGAGACATCAGTTTTACACTTCTCCAGCGAGGCATGCCGATCTTGTTCTGATAATCAAGGAGTCGAGAAAAAAGCGTTGTCAAAAGCTAAGAACATTGTGGACGAGAGCTTGCTGACGATTGGGCTAGGACATGAAAAGCTTAAGGCCCGTCAAACAGGATTTAAACCTTACAAAAGGTGTTCTGTGGAGGCCAAGGAAAGCAGAGTGATGAACACAGGCAGTCAAGGTGAAGAGAAAGATCCCAAGAGGATACGCTTGGAAGGGGAAGCACTGACTTGA